A stretch of Pygocentrus nattereri isolate fPygNat1 chromosome 8, fPygNat1.pri, whole genome shotgun sequence DNA encodes these proteins:
- the ap3s2 gene encoding AP-3 complex subunit sigma-2 — protein sequence MIKAILIFNNHGKPRLIRFYQYFAEDMQQQIIRETFHLVSKRDDNVCNFLEGGSLIGGSDYKLIYRHYATLYFVFCVDSSESELGILDLIQVFVETLDKCFENVCELDLIFHMDKVHYILQEVVMGGMVLETNMNEIVAQVELQNRMEKSEGGLSAAPARAVSAVKNMNLPEIPRNINIGDINIKVPSLSPF from the exons ATGATCAAGGCGATTCTCATTTTTAACAACCACGGAAAACCGCGGCTCATCAGGTTCTACCAATATTTT GCGGAGGAcatgcagcagcagatcattCGCGAGACATTTCATCTGGTGTCGAAGAGAGACGACAACGTCTGCAATTTCCTTGAAGGCGGCAg CCTGATTGGTGGCTCAGACTACAAGCTGATCTACAGACACTACGCTACGCTGTACTTCGTGTTTTGTGTGGATTCCTCTGAGAGTGAGCTTGGGATTTTAGATCTTATACAG GTGTTTGTGGAGACTCTGGATAAATGTTTTGAAAACGTCTGTGAGCTGGACCTGATCTTCCACATGGACAAG GTGCATTATATCCTGCAGGAGGTGGTGATGGGTGGGATGGTGCTGGAGACCAACATGAATGAGATCGTTGCCCAGGTGGAGCTGCAGAACAGAATGGAGAAATCTGAG GGGGGGCTCTCAGCCGCTCCAGCACGCGCCGTCTCGGCAGTCAAGAATATGAACCTTCCGGAAATCCCCCGCAACATCAACATCGGAGACATCAACATTAAAGTACCCAGCCTGTCTCCATTCTGA